The Rhodopirellula halodulae genome includes the window CAACAGTGAGTTCTGAGAATTCAGCAAGTCGCTCAAAGCTGAAATCGTATCGCGAGCCGCGGTTGGGCCGCTGTTCAAACTGCGAGCGTCTCGGAAGGCTCGGATGTCCTCGTTGAGTTCCAGTTGGTTGGCGGCGATGCGAACCGATTGTCGTCCGAGTTCAAAGTTGACGCGGTTGGCCTGCAATTGACGAATGCTTGCCCGCAAGCCCTGCCAGACACTGTCTTCGAAGTTGTAATACGATCGTTTGGCTTGTTCGTATTCAATCAAACCTTGTCGGTAGGTGTTTCTTTCTTGCAAGCGAGTGATCGGAGCGTCCCAACGCAAACCGACTCGGATGGCGGTGTTGTCATTGTTAGGTAGGTTCGTCACGGCGTCGCGAGTGAAGCCGCCTGAAACCACCACGTCCAAGTCACTTTCCAAATCGTCCGCGAAGAACTCGATGCGACGGAAGGTGTCGACCAAGGCCGCACGAGCATTCGCCCAGTCCCGGCGATTGACGCGAGCGATCTGCAAAGCTTCTTCGGGGCTGATTTCTACCTCGGGAAGCACCAGCGATTCGACGCGAGCGCGGGCTTGGATCAGCTGCAGTGCGAGAACGTCGTCACCCAGAGCCGCCAAAAGGTCTTGGCTGGCAAGAATTACATCGTTGCGGACTTCGGCGGCGATTTTGACTCGGTCGGTTGAGTTCGGACCGGTGGTCAAGAAGGTATCGATACGCTGGTTCAGCTTCGCGACCGCCTGTCGGTAACCATCCAGTCGACCGGAGATTTCTTTGAATTGGGTGCCAAGTTCTTCGCCAAGTTCCAAAATGGGGTCGAGGTCAAAGATGGACTCGTCAACCGTTTCAATTCCCAGCAGCGAACAAACGGTGGCTTGTTCCTCGCGGTAAAGAGCAAGGAGCGACTCTGTTTGCTCACGTCGTTCGGGAATCATCGTGTTCAGTTGTTCCAAGTCGGCCTCGACTCGCGGGAGATCTTCGTCGATCAGTGCGCGAGTGAAGTCTTCAAGTGGTTCAATGGATTGACGCAGTCGTTTGACCAGTGCAACCGTTTCATCATTCCACTCCAGTTTGATTTCCGGCAACCCGGTTTCTGGATTGAGTGTGCTCTCGCTCGACTCCAACAATTCAATGTTGAGTTCGCCGGTTGCCAAACGAACTTCGATCAACTCTTCGCGGCGGCTGCGGAGTGTGCGGTCGATCAGTTCGAACCGTTCCAACATCGGGTCGTTGATTTGCACGCAGATGTAGGGTGGCAAACCGAGGTCGCGAAGGAATGAGTCGACCGAGTTTTGGTAGCCAACACGTCGTGAAACCAATGAGCTTTGGGAGTTCAGCAAGGCCGAACGAGCCTGAGCGATTTGAAGCCGCTGGCGAATGATGGCTTCGGGATCGTCGGGAATGGTGGTTAGCAGTTCGATCAGCGTGTTGTCGAGGATCACCAGGTTTTCGCCCAAGCGAGCGATGTTCTCTTCCAGGTTGCGAATCTGCAGTTGGTCTTGGAGCAATCCGATGAACCCGCCCGCTTGTGGAACACCGCCACCGCTGAAGCCGCCAAGGTTCGCGAAACCAGAATCAAATCCGGTGAAGGCACCCGTGTTGGCCGCGAACGTACCGCCGGAGCGGCTGACGCTGCTGTCGTTGTTGCGGCCGGTGACGATCTCTAGATAGAAGCCGCGGCGGAAACGTTCGAAGTTGCGGACGTTGGCCAGCAGTCGACGCTCGGAGAGCGTGAGCAGTTCCATGATCCGGTCACGACCGGCCCCGCGAAGCAGCGGTTGCAACAGCGTGAAATCGATCAATGTGCTGGTGGCTCGGGTGTCCGTTCCACTGAGGTTCCAAACGACTTCGTTGGCGAAGTTGACAACGAGGTTTGCACCCGTGGTGAAGTTGCGGGTGAGGGCCGCGTCGCCTCCCAGTGCGACAATCGAATCCGAATCACGCAAAGCACCAAAACGCCGGTCGTTGTGAGCGTAGCTGGCACCCAATCCCGCGAAGTACTGCGTGTCGAATTGGAACCGTTGGCTGGAGACGTCCAGAGCCGACAAATACAGCTGTTCAAGTTGTCGCTGGTAATCAGGGGAGTGCAGCAAAGCGATTTGGACCGCGTTCTCCGCGTTCAGTTCCAGAATGCCGTCTTCGTTAAGTGGCAAGAACTGCCACCAATCCGGGCTTTCGGCGGTGTTGGTCAGGCCCGCGGCTTCCCACATCGGGTACCCGCGTCGCCCGTCGACGCACTGCATGTACCGGTAGGACGCCGGGTCATCCAGCGGCATCGGTTGGAAGTCCAGGTCGAACGGGTTGTACATTCGGCTGCGACGATCCAGCTCGATCCGCAGCGGATGATCCACCGGACGGGCCACGTGAGACGCTTTTTCGTCCATCAAAGCGTAAGCCTCGTTATCGGCTTGCTTGCGATAATGAGTCCGATTGCATCCGACCGAGGTCGACAGGAGGCCGAGTCCGGATAGTATCCAAATGAACAGTTTTTTGTGCTGGGTCACAGTCGGTTCGCCTTCAAGGACCTGGGATGCGAGGCACCGGCTGGATTGCGGGGATCCGCCGGCGCGAGCGTTCTCACAGGTTGATTTCGGACGATCCGACGGACCGTCTTAACCGTCAGTGCGGTTCGAACCGGACGAACTGGCGCAACGTGAGCACCGTCGTAACGGATGTTCCGGTTGTGCCGGTCACTCGGTTGTTCTCAGGCGTCAGCGGGGACCGGATCGGAAAAGTTGACGAAAATTCTGCAAGCCGACGTGGGACTGGATTAAGCTAACGCGTCAAGGATCCTCTCTTGGTAGTTCTGCCGCTTCTCAATCTATTTCTCTGATGCAGTACGTACTTCTCCTCGTTCTGATTGTCGTGGTGATCGCACAGGCCATTTTGGTCTGGAAAGCGGCTCCGAATTGGCGGTGGTATCAGATCACGCCGGTCATCATCACGACGATTTTGGCCGTGATTTTCGTGTTTCCGGTCGCTGGCGCCCTGAAAAGCCGCTCTGCGTGGCACAAAGTCAAAGAGGAGTTGGAAACACGATTGGCGACGGTCGAAGCCGAGCAATTGCAGTTGCGCTATGGCGACCCCAACGACCCGATGTCGGGGGAAGGTGTTCTGCCAATGGCCCAGAAATTGTCCAAGTTAGCAACCGAAGCCGGCCGCCGCTGGCGCGGTTTGCGTTTGGCCAACGCAGATTTCACCAACGGCGGACAGGTTGTTTTGGCCGCTCCGCAAACAGCGGATCCGGTCGATGGCATCCCGCAGGACGACGTCGGCGAGGAGGGCGAAGAAGAAGCCGCTCCCCTGCCGTTGATCCCGGATGGATTGGTGGTTTACGGATTCGCCGAGGGGCCGCAGCCAAATTTGAACGTGCCCGTGCCAATTTTCTACTTGGGCGAGTATCGCGTGACGGCGACGTCGCCCACTCAGGTGACACTGCAGCCAACCGCACCTCTGTTGCCGCAGCAGCGTCAGGCCATCGAAGGGCGACAAGCGGTCAGTTGGTCGATCTATGAGTTGCTACCGTTGGACGGCCACGAGCCTTTCATCGCGGAGGGCAGCGTCGCGGACGACAACAACGTCTTCGGGCGTGTCGACGATGAGCTGGTCAATCGCCTGCTGAACCGACCGTTGTCCGCTCAATCCAAAGCGGAATATTTGCGAGATGGCACGCGTTCATTGCCGGATGACGAGCCGTTGACCAAATGGGTCAAAATTGAATTTACCAAAAATCACTCCATCGTCGTCGACAGTCCCGATCAACGTGGTGCGTTGGACGGCGGGTTTTTTGACGGAAGTGGGCGTGCGGTCGACAGCCGGTTGCAGCAGGGTGCCGAAGGAAAGGTCAAGTTTTCAAAGGGCGATTTGCTGATCGTGAAGGAAGAGGCCGCCGATGCGTTGATCGATGAAGACGTCGCTCGCTTGATCGATACCTACTACATCCGTCCGCTGAATGATTACCGATTTGTCTTGCGGCGAATTCGATTGCGGTTGGCGGAGCTGAACACTCGCACGCAAGAACTGACTTACGAAAACGAAGTGCTGCAGCGTGCCATCGATGCGACCGTGAAGATGACCGCTTCGGGACAAGCCGAGAAATTGCAGCTCGAACAGGACTATGCCCAGTTCGAGGAAGAACGCAAAGCTCTTGAAAGCTACAACGACAACTTGGCGTCCGAGTTGAAGACGACTCGAGAAAAGCTAGTGAAACTCTATCGCAGCAATCAGCAACTGGAACGAGAACTGGCGTCGTTCCATCAAGAGATTTCTGACTCGGCGAACTCTTTCGCATCGACTCGCTGAGGGGCGATCAGCTTGCGGATTGATGTCGATCAAAACCAGCATCGCAGCGATCGGTGGTGATGACCGCGAGGCAACGCCACGGCGAGTCGTTCATTGACGTTGTGGCGGGAGATGCCTTGACGGTTGAGCGTTGTTTGCCGACTGAGTGCTAGTTTCCGGCCGCCTGCATCTTTGCTGCCATCAGTGTGTTGTGAAGCAGCATCGCAATGGTCAAAGGGCCGACGCCTCCTGGAACAGGCGTGATCGCTGAAGCGACGTTTTCCGCCTCTGCAAATGCAACGTCGCCGACCAAACGGTCGTCGACGCGATTGATTCCGACATCGATGACCACGGCACCTTCGCGGATCATTTCGCCACGGATCATCTCCGGGCGGCCAACGGCGGCGATCAGGATATCAGCCGAGCGGCAGACCTCCGCCAAGTCTTGCGTGCGGCTATGAGCGAGCGTCACCGTGGCGTTGGCGGTCTCGGGTCCGCAGGTGCTGTCTTTCTGAGCGAGCATCATTGCCATGGGTTTGCCGACGATATCGCTGCGACCAACCACGACCACGTGCTTGCCGCTGGTGCTGATGTTCGTGCGGCTGAGCAGTTGAACGATCCCGTGTGGGGTGCACGGCAAGAATCGCGGCCGGCCCTGCATTAACAAACCCACGTTCACCGGTGAGAATGCATCGACGTCTTTGATTGGATCGATCGCGTCCAAGACCGCTCGTTCATCGATTCCGGTGCCGCCCGCTTCGGGGCTTGGCAGAGGCAGTTGAACCAGAATGCCGCTGACGGCGGGATCTGCGTTCAGCTCCGCGACTTTCGCTAGCAATTCGGCCTGCGTCGTGCTCGCGGGCAGACGGTCCAAACGGCTGGCGATTCCGGCTTTTTCGCAGGCTCGTTCCTTGTTTCGCACGTAGACCTGGCTGGCCGGGTCTTCTCCAACCAGGATCGCCGCCAATTGTGGGGGGGCGTTTCCAGCGGCAACAAACGATTCAACATCGGCAGCAACTTCGCTTCGAATTTCCGCGGCAATTTTCTTGCCGTCCAGTCGCGTAGCGGGCATCCCCAAGCCTTGATTTGGCGGAAGTCGACGCGGGGTCGACATGGTGAAAAATTGGATTAATCGGTATAAATGGCCGAGAACGAAATATCGGCCGCCTTTGGTCGACGCAAATCACACAGGATTTTTGACTCGATGTCTACCGACGCTTCCTCCACGAACGCTCCCCAAACCGACGCAACTGCGAAGCCAGTGAAGCTGAGCCCGGTTGAGAAGATCAAACAAGAGAGCCAGTTCCTGTCGGGCACGATTGGAGAGCAATTGGCGGATCCAGTGGACCACTTCGACAATTCGAATATTCAATTGTTGAAGTTTCACGGCACCTACCAGCAAGACGATCGCGACAAGCGAAAAGAGCTGAAGAAATCGGGCGGCGGCAAGGCGTACTCGATGATGATCCGCTGCCGAATTCCGGGTGGCCGGCTCAGTTCGCACCAAATGGTCGCGCACTTGGACATGTGTGATGAACTGGGTGATTCGACGCTAAAGATCACGACTCGCCAAACGTTGCAATTGCATGGAATTCTGAAGAGCGATCTGCGTGAGACGATCCGCCGCATCAACGAGGTCGAATTGTCGACCTTGGCCGCTTGCGGTGACGTCAACCGAAACATCATGTGCTGCCCCGCAAAGCGAGTTGGTGGCATCCATTCGCAGTTGAACGAATTCACGGACGAGCTCACGGAAGCTCTGGCACCGCAAACGCCGGCTTATCACGAACTTTGGATCACCGATCCAGACACCGGCGAAAAGAGTTTGGCAGGTGGCGGCGAACCGGAAGCGACCAGCGCTCCGGTGATTGACGAACCGCTGTATGGACCGACCTACTTGCCGCGAAAGTTCAAAATTGGGATCGCACTTCCCGACGACAACTGCATCGACATCTACACGCAGGACCTCGGTTTCCTCGCGGTGATCCGTGATGGAAACATCATTGGTTACAACGTCAGTGTTGGTGGCGGGATGGGACGCACACCAAGTGCGGCGAAGACCTTCCCCGCACTCGCCAAGCGGATGGCCTTTGTCACTCCGGAACAAGCGATCGATGTCGCCAAAGCGGTCATCATTGTTCAGCGTGACAACGGCAACCGGAGCGATCGCAAAGTCGCTCGTTTGAAGTACTTGGTCGCGGACTGGGGCGTCGAAAAATTCCGTGCGGAGGTTGAGAAAGTCTTCGGCGGACCTCTTCAGGATTGCACCGAGGACGACGTCCACGAATTCGACGATCACATGGGATGGCAGGAACAAGGCGACGGCAAATTGTCGTATGGCTTGAACGTCGAAAACGGACGCTTGTACGACAATGAGCAAACGCAACTGAAAGCGGCCATTCGTGAAGTCTGTGGCCACTTCAATCGTGAAATTCGATTGACCAGCCATCAAAGCATGATCTTCTGCGATATCGATCCGTCTGAGAAAGAAGAGTTGACCGCGATTCTGCAGAAGCATGGCGTTCGCACGACGGAGGAAACCAGCACGGTCCGTCGTTGGTCCATCGCTTGCGTCGCACTTCCAACTTGCGGTTTGGCAATCACTGAATCCGAGCGGCGATTGCCCAGCATCATCGATTCGATCGAAGAACCGTTGGCAAAATTGGGGCTCAGCAACGAGCGATTCACCATCCGGATGACCGGATGCCCGAACGGTTGTGCCCGACCTTACAACGCCGACTTGGCATTGGTGGGGCGCGCGGTTGGGAAGTACACCCTGTTCGCGGGTGGCGGCTGGTTAGGGAACCGACTGGCGTACATCTACAAAGATCAAGTGCCCGATGCAGAGGTGGCTGCTGAGCTGACCGGCATCTTTGCCGCCTTCAAAGCCAATCGCGAAGAAGGCGAATCGCTGGGAACATTCTGCGACCGAGTCGGTGCTGAAAAACTCGCTGAGTTGGCCGAAGCGGCGCCGATGCCTGCTTGATCGACAGCAGCATTCGCTTGATAGAAACATCAATCGCCACGTCTTGGATGACGTGGCGATTTTCGTTGGGTACTGGTTGTTGAAGGAGATTTGATCGAGCCAGTAGCCGCCATCAAGCATTGCCGTTCCGATACTCCAATCGCTGCCTTCGCTTCGCCGGTTGCCTTCGCTTCAACTGTTGATCGTGCTCAGCACATCGAATCGGTTCTGTGAGATCCGCCGGATGCGGCGGGGTCGCCACCTTCGTCGTCGTCGGAACTGCTGGCATCCTCGCCCGGAGGATTTTGAACGTTGGGGTTGGCTTCGATCACCGTTTTCAAAACATCGATCAGTTGATCCAAACGGAAAGGCTTGAACAGCACGGCCTTAGGATGCAAACCGTTCTGCTTGGCCTTCACGATCGAGTGTCCCGGGTCGTAGCCGAAGCCAGTCATCAAGATCATCGGAACGTGCGACATGACTTTCTCCAGACGCAGCATCAGCTGATACCCGCTGTAGTCAGGAAGTTTGATGTCGCTGATGATCGCGTCGTAGCTATCGTCGCCGGCACTCCGCCGGACCATGAGCACGGCTTCGTCGCCTTCGTGAGCGGTTTCCACCACACAACCATAACGCTCGAGAAGTTGGTGGGCGTCTTCGCGAACCTGTTTGTCTTCGTCGACCACCAAGATGCGTCGCCCACGCAGAATCGCGTTCTGGTCCTTCTTTTCGTCGGCTGGAACGGCTTCCAGCGGAGTCATCTTCTGACCGATCTGTTGGATCGTTCGTTTGATGTCTCGCGTGTTCTGCAGGATGCGACGCAGTCGGTCCATCACTTCTGGACTGTGTCCGATGTAGCCTTCCATCACATGAACCGCGTCGTTCAAGATCGCGTCCACCGGCAATGCGACCGCACTGTGGATTGCGTCGCAGCTTTGCTGGGCGGTGTTGGCTTTTTGAGCGACCAGCAATTCCAGAGTGTTCAGTGCGAATGCGATGTCTCGCGCGAAGATTTCCAGGAATTGAAGGTCGCTGTCGCTGAAGGCAGCCACGTCGGGGCTTTCGACGTTGATGGTTCCCAGAACTTGATCGTGTAGCACCAAAGGAACTGTCAAAGAACTTCTGGCGTCGGCAACACCCGGGATGAACAGCGGGTCGTTTTGCACATCATGGCAAACGTAGCTGACGCCGCTGGCAGCAACGTAACCCGTGATGCCGTTCTCGCGGGGATGAGCCGACAGCCGACGATCCGAAGCCTCTTCGTCAATTCCAACGCTCAGCAGCGGAATCAGGTTGCCCGTGGTTTGTTCCAGAACACGAATCTCGATGACTTCGAAATTCAGCAAGTCGCGGAGGTAGTGTTGGATGTTGTCTTTGAGCAAATCGATCCGGTCGTCCACTTCCATCATGAAGATTTCATTGGGACGCAAGTCGGCCAATTCGCGGCCGGCTTGGTGAATCGCGGCGAGCTTCTGTTGCTGCAAGATCTCGTCGGTGATCTCGCCCACCGTCACGATCAGGTTGCGAGGTGACTCGGCGGAGCGAACCGGAGCGGCGTGGACCTGGAAGTATTGATTGTCCAAGCTGTGCAGTGTGGAGCTGCTCTCGTCACCGGTGGCCAGAGCCGTGTGGAAGGGGCAAAAGTCCGGACCCATGATTTCAGGGTTGTGCAGCAGTTCGTAAAACGTCATCCCCAATGGCGTGCCGGCGGGACGGCCCGCCCATTCCAGCAATCGATGGTTGGCCCAGATCACTCGCAGGTCAGCGTCCAGCAACGCGACACCCTCGGGCATGTCGCGCAGCATCAGCCCGCTTTGCATCATCCCGCGAATTTCGGAGGTTTGCGGCAGGCTGGATCGATCCATCCAAATGCCGTCGACGTCTTCTTCCTCCAGCAACGGAAATGCGTCAACGATGGATTCGCAGATCACCCATTCAATCGTGCTGGGGTCCAGCGGAGGTGGAGCGGTCGCATCGCCACTTCCAGACCGGCTCATGTTGAGCAGAGACTCCGGGATGGAGGCCAAGTCCGGGGGCGAGTTCGGGACGCCGACACAGATGATCTTTGGCATGGATCCTAACTCCCCGTTGCAATCTAGCCCCGATTCGATCTCGACAGTTCGCGGGTTTCGGCGAACCGTGCTCTTGTAACGTCGTCTTTCAGGTTCCGTTTGGGAACCACGTACAGGAAATTTTTACAGATTTCCTCGGGGTTTTATTTTTCGCTTCAACATTCTACGCGACCAGCTAGGAATCGGCCCAACTCTTGGCGCGAAGCGTTTGTCCGGGCGCTGTTTGGATCAACGGCTGACCTCTGACCCGGCCTCGGTCGAGCTGTTGACGTCCACGTCGAGTGATTGCGAGCCATGCGTTCGCGACGTTTGCGTGCACAGTCTGATGGCGCTTCGCAGCGAGCACCGTTCGAGTCGCCATCGGTTGTTTCTGTGAGGAACTTGAGCGTTTTTCAAAAAAGTCGCCCAGCTTGATGCGCGTTTGATGGCAGTTTCTCGCTTACTCAAACTGCATCGGTCCTGGAAAGATGAAGTTTCTGGGATGACTGAACAAAAACTAAGCTTTCTCGGGGCGAATGATTCACCTCATTGTTGACACTGCTTACCTGGTACCTACATTTTGGGGTGACGGGCGTCGTTCGCCCAAAGTACGCAGCCGTTAAAGCTTTCCCGTGTTTCTTCTGTTGCCTCACAGGCTGTGAGCATTTTGGAGGTTTTTTGATGAGATCGAACGTATTACGGATGTTTCTTGGACTGACAGCGGCGATGCTTTTCGCTGTCAATGTCTACGCAGGATGCGGAGATTGTGGTGGCTGCGCAAACGGTGGCGGATGTGTCGCTGATGCCGGTGGTGCCACTGTTGTTGGTGGAGGATACGCAGGTTCTGACGCGTGTGCTCCAGCCGTTTCCTACCAAACGCAGACGGTAATGCGTTCGCAGTACGTGACTGAAACTCGGATGGTTCCGACGACCACGTACCAACGTCAAACGCAAACCCGCATGCGTAGTGTGACCAAGCAGGTCGCTCGCGTTGAATCACGCTCGCAAGAGTACACGGTCAACGTGCCTCAAACTCAAACTCGTACGGAAACCTACGACGTTCAAGTCGCAGTTCCTTACACCGAAGAAGAAACCTACACCGTTCAGGTTCCTGTCACGACCGAAGTCGAACAGTCCTACCAAGTGTCGGTTCCTTACACCGAGAACGTCGAGCAGTCGTACCAGGTGTGCGTGCCTTACACTGAGCAAGTTGAGCAAACTTACACGGTTCAGGTTCCTGTCACTGAGACCAAGACTCAGACTTACACGGTCAACGTGCCTTACACCGAGCAAGTGGAGCAAACTTACACGGTACAAGTTCCTGTTCAACAAACTCGCGAAGAGTCGTACCAAGTGTGCGTGCCTTACACCGAGAACGTTGAGCAAACTTACACCGTTCAAGTTCCTGTCACGAGCACGCAAACTCAGACTTACCAAGTTTGTGTTCCTTACACCGAAACTTTGACTCAAACCTATTCGGTTCAGGTTCCCGTCACGGAAACGAAGACGCAGACCTACACGGTCAACGTGCCTTACACCGAAGAAGTTGAGCAAACTTACACGGTCAGCGTTCCTGTGACTGAGCAAGTTGCACAAAGCTACACCGTTCAGGTCCCTTACACCGAGCAAGTGGAGCAAAGCTACACCGTTCGCGTTCCTGTGACCGAAACCAAGACCGCTTATCGCACCGTTTCGAAGTGCGTTCCTGTGACCACGATGAAGACGGTCACCAAGGACTTGGGCGGATACGAGTGCCAAGCTGTTGCAGCTGGTGGTGCTTACGGTGATGGCGCTGGCGTCTACGCTGCTGGTTCGGGCTGTGGCTCGTCTTCGGCTTGTGGCGGATGTGCAAGCAGCTGCGGATCGTGTGCACCTTGCACCAGCGGATGTGGTTCGTCGGCTTGTGGTGGCGGATGCGGAAGCGTCGCTGCTGCTGGTGCTGCAGCCGGATCGGCTTGTGCTCCTGCCGTGACCTACCGTCGCGTTTACGTGCCGAACTTGGTCACCGAAGAAGTGCCTGTTACTTCGTACCAGCGTCAAACGGAACAAGTTCCTTACACCTACAACGTGACCAGCTACACCACGCAGACTCAAACTCGCATGGTTCCTGTCACCAAGTGCCGTACCGAGACTCGTGAGCGTATGGTCAACGTGACCAAGTACCAAAACGAAACTCGTACCCGTACGGTTAAGGTTCAA containing:
- the folD gene encoding bifunctional methylenetetrahydrofolate dehydrogenase/methenyltetrahydrofolate cyclohydrolase FolD; this encodes MPATRLDGKKIAAEIRSEVAADVESFVAAGNAPPQLAAILVGEDPASQVYVRNKERACEKAGIASRLDRLPASTTQAELLAKVAELNADPAVSGILVQLPLPSPEAGGTGIDERAVLDAIDPIKDVDAFSPVNVGLLMQGRPRFLPCTPHGIVQLLSRTNISTSGKHVVVVGRSDIVGKPMAMMLAQKDSTCGPETANATVTLAHSRTQDLAEVCRSADILIAAVGRPEMIRGEMIREGAVVIDVGINRVDDRLVGDVAFAEAENVASAITPVPGGVGPLTIAMLLHNTLMAAKMQAAGN
- a CDS encoding NADPH-dependent assimilatory sulfite reductase hemoprotein subunit, with protein sequence MSTDASSTNAPQTDATAKPVKLSPVEKIKQESQFLSGTIGEQLADPVDHFDNSNIQLLKFHGTYQQDDRDKRKELKKSGGGKAYSMMIRCRIPGGRLSSHQMVAHLDMCDELGDSTLKITTRQTLQLHGILKSDLRETIRRINEVELSTLAACGDVNRNIMCCPAKRVGGIHSQLNEFTDELTEALAPQTPAYHELWITDPDTGEKSLAGGGEPEATSAPVIDEPLYGPTYLPRKFKIGIALPDDNCIDIYTQDLGFLAVIRDGNIIGYNVSVGGGMGRTPSAAKTFPALAKRMAFVTPEQAIDVAKAVIIVQRDNGNRSDRKVARLKYLVADWGVEKFRAEVEKVFGGPLQDCTEDDVHEFDDHMGWQEQGDGKLSYGLNVENGRLYDNEQTQLKAAIREVCGHFNREIRLTSHQSMIFCDIDPSEKEELTAILQKHGVRTTEETSTVRRWSIACVALPTCGLAITESERRLPSIIDSIEEPLAKLGLSNERFTIRMTGCPNGCARPYNADLALVGRAVGKYTLFAGGGWLGNRLAYIYKDQVPDAEVAAELTGIFAAFKANREEGESLGTFCDRVGAEKLAELAEAAPMPA
- a CDS encoding response regulator; amino-acid sequence: MPKIICVGVPNSPPDLASIPESLLNMSRSGSGDATAPPPLDPSTIEWVICESIVDAFPLLEEEDVDGIWMDRSSLPQTSEIRGMMQSGLMLRDMPEGVALLDADLRVIWANHRLLEWAGRPAGTPLGMTFYELLHNPEIMGPDFCPFHTALATGDESSSTLHSLDNQYFQVHAAPVRSAESPRNLIVTVGEITDEILQQQKLAAIHQAGRELADLRPNEIFMMEVDDRIDLLKDNIQHYLRDLLNFEVIEIRVLEQTTGNLIPLLSVGIDEEASDRRLSAHPRENGITGYVAASGVSYVCHDVQNDPLFIPGVADARSSLTVPLVLHDQVLGTINVESPDVAAFSDSDLQFLEIFARDIAFALNTLELLVAQKANTAQQSCDAIHSAVALPVDAILNDAVHVMEGYIGHSPEVMDRLRRILQNTRDIKRTIQQIGQKMTPLEAVPADEKKDQNAILRGRRILVVDEDKQVREDAHQLLERYGCVVETAHEGDEAVLMVRRSAGDDSYDAIISDIKLPDYSGYQLMLRLEKVMSHVPMILMTGFGYDPGHSIVKAKQNGLHPKAVLFKPFRLDQLIDVLKTVIEANPNVQNPPGEDASSSDDDEGGDPAASGGSHRTDSMC